A window of Acropora muricata isolate sample 2 chromosome 6, ASM3666990v1, whole genome shotgun sequence genomic DNA:
acccaggaactgaatttagaggtgtggtatcaacgctagaaaagaatattcaaatttgcgcagctgagtgttcacgttctctataaaacttgagaaatggtcatttcacgtcgcagatttgccgagaacttgaaagaaatgcacggaattaaaaaaagcacgtgaagggcgtgcaaaacttttgtttttgctaattaaatatgcaaattttgtcgcGTCGTTGATTCTTAAACTAAGAGCACGGACGacataggccagttcggaaaataccataatactctttgtttgtccccccaaatttgcatgtttttgttttctcttggggccattttaagtcccaagagaacctggaaacaatgcttatgcaaaatatggggggacaaacaaagagtattatggtattttccgaagtggcctatgaGCAATTGATGTGCTCACGTCGGCGGTGCGATGTTTTCCCAAATGCCACTGTTTTCTGCTCTAAGTCGCACCTTTTACCCAGCCAGAGAGAAAAGAACACTAAAACAAGACAACCAGTCAGATGTTAAGGCTTTTATTAAGTAACCAATTAGATTACAGCAAAatgaaaggcaaagaaaacCAGTGTGTGGTgaattttgcaacttttgttTCCAAAACTTTGCTTATATTTCCAGTGAAAATGAAAATCGATCTAATAAAGTGGTTATTGAACTGTGTGGGGTGTAATTTTGGTCAGAAATGatacttttcattttgaaattacaCGTATGATTTCAAATCTTATGATATACATGacaaaattactcgattctgattggctgacaCCAGTGCAGTTTTTTTGGAAACTCAGTGGaaaaaaagagttaattcagtgcaaaaataGTTCATGCAGTGCAATATACCCACAGAATTCTTGCTTTTGATTGGTTACTAAACAATAGGGTTTGGTAGGAACCAaccaaatcttttgttttggtggCGTGAAACTTGTTGACGTGCTTTTGTGGCGCGAATACGTGTGTATCACTGCCGCACCGGAACTTGctctgtatttttaattttgttatgtATATCATTAAAAAGCAATAATACGACTTTTTCCGTtcaatttgaaaataatttgcacTCGAGAGGTCTTTCAAAAAGGTCAGACTACATTCGCCCAACGCcgggctcatgcaattttgatattttttgaaGAACCCACCCACGCAAATTAATTTCAAGTcgtgtgattacctatacaaattacaCTCCACTCAGTCCAGTAACCATTATTTATGGCACCCTTTGCAGGTCACTCACACCTAATCCAAACTGAATGACCCAATAAATCATCttgcataaatatgttttgagcCCGACTCAGACTTATTTTAGCTCGTGCCGTTAGCGTGgattaaaatgagctctgagaagggcgcaaaatatatttatgcccaagaacgtTGACGTAAACTCTAtttctattattatcactttgaagcTGTATcgagaaaatgaaaactgaaaaaaaaatgacaacaaaacagtccgaagaatatttctttcactgaCCAGCGGTGTAAGAAGTAGGGTTAGACACATTATGCCGAAGTGTATGgtattaaatgattttttttggcgccgaagtcgctaacagctataaacaAGTGTTTGGACTAGATGGAAGAGGAATTTTGGCTGACGGTAGTTCGTCTCTGTCATACTATAGAGTGAAAACTATATGGTATGTTTTCACACCCCCTTTTCATTGTAAAGGCTGTACATTTCTGTTAGAGATAATCAAATGCAATCAACAGACACTGAACAATTTAAAATGCATACAGTCGTTAACACTCTAGGTTCCGTTGTTGATATGCATTCAGTACCCTCCTTAAAGAACCTTTGCCGCGTTTGGGAGTTAGAGGAGCTTGCACTTGCTTCTTGAAATTGCACGCCTTAGTAATTTATTCCCTTTCAAGTCAGTTTTGATAGTTTAaatattaaagttgtgtttTTGTAAACGGCATCATCATATAAAGAGTCATATGAGACATGTGTTGTCATGGTTATTCACAAGCTTCATTGTAGACGACAGGAATCGACGACGGCATCTTACAGACAGATTCGACGATTGGGTAAGGCATTTGAACACTATTTTGGCCCGAGGGGGCGGGAATTTGAAtaatccaatcttcaaaagttcaaatgcctgGGCTTTGCCCGGCGGAGGGGTTGAGGTTTCGAGTTGTTCGgcgcataatgactttgaataactgagaaatgattgcagaaactaGAAGTCACTACTTCAGATGACGTTTTTTCGGTcatcgacgtcgtctttgcttaggCTCCCTAATAATCTCACCGTGGGAGCCTTGGTGGAGCTGTAATTGACACGAAGTAGAGAATAAATTAATTTGCTAATGAAATGTAAAGGGAGCCTGAATAACATACTTTGTATTTAGTGATCTCCGCTTTCAACAGGCAACGGTGTCGTGGATTTTGGTGAATTTGTGAACATGATGATCAACCAGAATAATAACACCCTTGATCAAGATGAACTCCTCGAAGCTTTCAGAACATTTGACGGCGACGACAAAGGCTACATCTTTTCCAATGAAATTCGCTATGTGATGCGCCACATGGGCGAGAGTATTCCAGAACAAGACATCAACGAGATTTTACAGGATCAGCAAGAAAGCAGGAAGCGAAAGATAACTTTTGAAGGCAAGGATCTTTTGCGATCTGTCTCTTCTTTCTGTGTTCTTCTGCTTATGTTGCAATGCATATTGTTCTTTTTTCCACAGAATTTGTGAAACTCGTCAAACCGGAAGTTTGAAGGCTGCTCCTATTTTAGTTGGATTTATCCATGAAATGATTGTCCACAAAGTAGCTTCAAAGAAAGAACATAATTTCAAAAATTATAACGTTCACCTCTGCAAAAGCAACTTGCGCTTGAGTTTGGGTGGGCATTGATTATGCATGAAATTGATTTATACCATTGCCTTTAAAAAGTAATATCAAAATTGTGGTGAACGCATTCATAGGTCAAAAAGTCACTTTTAAAGCAATTGGTAACGTTATGTTCGTAATATGAAAAGATCCATGTTTCTCTTACTTTTACACAACTAGCGTGAATGCTTATAGTAATTAAGAGGCAAAGACGAACGTCTGTTACAGTAACTGATGATTTTGATCAGTGACGGTCCGGTTTTGTTGCAAATTGAGTTGTcgagtcaaaaaaaaaattaaaaatacacatTTACACCAATGTTCTCCCGCCCTGTGCCATATTGCTGTAAAGTATTCTTTCCGGTACAATGTTTTGGTAAAAATGATATTGTTTTGCCACATTATTTACTTGATTTGATGTTTCGAGACTATTAATATTCCAAATTGATGTATTTTTTAAGAGACTCTCCCGTATcagttatttatattttttatccATGTAGTAATGTCAGTTCACAATGAAAAATGTCCAGCTGTATACTGGTTAACTAAAATGTATTTGTCAATTAAAACTGTATTATTTATTGACTGATTTGACAGAGGAGAACTCATTTAGTACTTTAAAACTTTCAATCTGGTCGAGGGTCGAGAGTCTCTGGTCGAGGGTTCACCATCTTTCGCTTACAGAGGTAGCACTGAATACCACAAAGAATTTGATCATGATAAAATTAACTTATACTTGTCCTGGATGAGAGGGTCACATTTTAAACCAAATTGACTGAGTTACATTCTGGAGCGATTCTATGATTGCGTCATGTAACCATGATCAGGCCCCCGGTTTATAATGATAACATTCCTCAAGCATGGTTCATCTAGCAACCGCCTTGATTGTGATCTAGTATTCTTGGTTTGTGTTGGTGGTTTGTACTCATCGTCGTGATTTCAAATGCACTTGCCTGATAAAACAAACTGTCGCGATTTGTCACAACAATTTACAAGTGCCAGAGGTATACTAAAACCAGATTGATGCGCTGTACTCCACATTTACTACCCTAAATTAAGTAATTCACACTCTGGACCGTGAGAAATATCTTGGATATGGAGGTCCCGAGAAGACGCCGACTTTCGTATTTCTTGTTTTAGCAAACAGAATAGATTATTAAGGAGGAGCTTCAATTGAccgttttacagttgtgtgcttggtTACcttgcctttgaatgaaagtgaggctggtgttgaccttcTTTTAACAGAAACCTCACCGCTTTTCTTACGTAAATTCATATTAATTaacatgagaacagcatcattaacataagaaaagaaggaaggtttctatcaaaacaaggtcaacagcagactcactttcattcaaagggcaggcaactaagcacacaccTGTAAAATGGTGTATTGCACAAAATGTAACGGGGAGGATAGAATGTCGATACCCTCTGCACAAACCCGTTGTAAAAGTAGATTTTATTCCTTGGTAAGGAAAACATTGACGCCTGTGTTAACTTCGCCAATTTACACTTTGATCATTGCATGTATGTATATCTATGTGTGCCTGTAATTCTGTAAAtcccttactcgcagcccgaaggctgaattacgaagggcgcagctcaacgggatcggccgaatgcatatgaaaggcacctctggctgccgccaaacggtcatgaataaTCCCgtagcacagcagccaagccagatgtttttgacttgggtaaaggacCACAACGCCGGGAACTCCGggaacaccgggaactccgtgccctccTCCttacgaacagtgtgtgggttctttaacgtcccacagtcattttacaacaagggttgtgagacgggacctccggcttatagtccttacacgagaagacttcaaagtctaaccatttcctgatgtaattacaaaggcagcactttttaagaccctgagtgttggtccggtcggagtcgaactcgcAACCtgttttctcttatggtgaatgATATTGCAGCTGTTTCTCCAATGAACAATCTCTTAGTGAAGTATGCTGATGTCATTACGATAAGTGTTCCGGTTAGGCAAAGCACTGATACTGCCGCCGCTGAGGTTGAGTACATGAAGAAGTGGGCTGATATAAACGAGATGTCTCtcaattttaccaaaacatgGGAAATGTGCATGCACGGCAAAACTACTAAGTTATCCCCTCCAGAATTACCAGgaataaaaaggaaatcatGGTTAAAACAGTTAGGAGTTACATTTTAGGAAGATGTTACTAACTGGGACATCCACATCGACAATATGCTATCCAAAGCGAGTAGTCGAATGTACATTCTTAGGGTGTGCAAATCCTATGGATACTCCAAGGATCAactcaataatttgtttaactcGCTCGTGATGTCTGTATTTTTGTATGGGATCGAAGTCTGGGGTGCAGCTTACCAGCGAAAATATCTAGACAGAATCGACAGGTTTCTCAAGAGGGCCCACAGGTTTGGCTTtgtcacaaagaaaacaactataCTTGACTTAATTAAAGATAGGGACTCTAAGCTTTTTAAGAATGTAATCAGAGACGATCATATACTTCATGATTTGCTACCTCCAAAGAGGAAACGTGTGCTTCGTGAGCGTAAGCATGATTTTATATTTCCGAGGGTTAGAACTGAACGCTTCAAGCAGAGTTTCCTTAATAGATGCATTTTCTATTAAATTGTGTTAACTCACTGTATATAAGGGATTTTATAATGTTactctttttactctttttagTACATTCttgattataattttttattaacatattgtaaagttacacgtttgttgtttctgatttcattaaagacctttattattattattattattattattattattaacctcCCGCATgataacccgatgctcaaccaacttgccatagggtaaaaaaaaaagaaacaacaaaagaatTACTACTTCAAATATTTGGAAAAACGTTGCAGGAAAATACTGTCAGTTCTGGCACAGATACATACTTTAATTcatcaataatttatttcatttcataaaaataaaagcaaaaatcgACTGGTAACACACAAACTCAAAACAGCTTGAAGCAATTTTCGCTATGCACCAAAAAAGAATTTCATCGCCTGTAACATGATTTACTGGCAAACGCTTCAGCTATGTTGATAATTGAGATCCTGTTGTTTTTGTAACCCAAATAACAATGGAATCTGTGACAAGCTATAGAACTTTGATGAGATTCGTCTCACTAACAGCGATCGTTTTTGGTAAGTTGTGCTAACTTCAGTTTTGCTGTAGCTCACTGAAATTCATTCACTTTTCATGGCCTCTTAGGGCTTGCAGAATACGACTTGTATTCAGAGAACTCTGAAAACAAATCAGAGCAATTTCTTCCCTTCTGATTTTTCTACCAATGAGGAGCGATTGCACAATTTTCTGGGTCATCTATTCTTCCGCCTAACTTCCGCTACCTCTTTGAAATCCTAGAAATTCTTgagaaaatttgaaactttGTATTCTTTGGGATGAAAATATTGCTGTATTACACTCACAATGCTTTAGTGCAACTGTTgcattaatttctttaaaacacAGCAGCAGTCCCACATGCAAAATCGCCACCTGCTCAAAACTAAACACATTCGTGCGGTTAAATTTCCATTCAGTAATTTATAAGTTGTGAAATGTTCTATTTATTTCCGATTTGTCAACAACTCTAACGAATTGTTCCCACGCCCTCGCGACAACAGGTTTCCTCTCTGTGTTTTACGGAAAAACAGATAGTATTTGTGAAACGAGATTCAGATTAAGTGAACATTGTGGTCTTCCATCTTTTCTGCAGTACTAAGGATCTGCAGTACTAATGATGGTGTTTAGAATGATTTTGCTTAGTTCCTCGGGGCTTAGATGATCCTGAGGGAGAAGCTGTGCGTGTCTTTACGATGAATCTTTCTAAAGCATTTGGTAGTATAAAGCATAGTTTACTGTCAGAAATGCTAAAAAGGCTCCGCTGAAGCCGTATATAATTAACTGGCTTATGGATTTTTTATCGGACAGGAAACAAAGAGTTGTCCTTAATAATGTATAGTTACTGAATGGAAATATGTCAATCGTGGCATCACCCAAGAAAGTGTAAATGTCCCTTATCTTTTCAGGCTTTTTTTAAGTATGCTGATGACAGTCCTGCGGTAATTCCacagtttttcattctcgttgtGTAGACCTATAAGTCGAACTAACGCTCATATAGATTATCGAAAATGCGGGACTGCTTTACAAAGGTGCCAACTCATTTAACTTTGTCCTTTGCTCTCAAGAAATAAACTGTGAACATTTTGAGAAAACTCTCATTGAAGATCTGTTGATGAACTACAACAACGAGGTGCGACCTGTTGAAAATAGATCACAAGTGTTGATTGTAACAGTCGGTGTACAACCTTACAGATTGCTAAGAATGGTAAGATGCTCAGTCATATTCGTTGCGATGCTCTAACTTTGAAATTCACCCAGCGCACATCCCAAGTAGACCATTTCCTTCACTTGGAGGGAATGGGAGCTAGGTGAGGGAAATTTGACTTTTGCCTGCATGGAGTGGAGAAGTTGAGACGGGGGTTTAAACACCTTCTTTTGACGCACAAGCCGCCCTTCGCACTGATGTTAGCGCTAGATGAAGAAATTCAAAGTGGGGCATTCCTAAAGAAAGGACTTAAAAAGCTTTGCAGTATTATTGATGATAAAGTGCAACGGAGTCACTTTTAGGTCAGTTGCCGTCCAATTTCGGTACGGCTTTTAAACATGGACTTTTGACCCATGTTAAAGTTTCCAAAAGATCAGTAAACACATCACCGCCGTACCGATTATCGCCAAGCGTCTCACTCATATAGTGCGACGCTGAAACTGCGTTATTTGCGCACTTCTCATTTCTCTAGAGAGAATCTCATTTTATTAAGGTAAGCGTTTAATTTTCTTGGTCACTCAGCCCTAATTTAAGATGTCTTTACTGTCCCTCACTCTTCCAAATAATAATACTCTTTATCAAGGGATAATTGAATGATACTTTAGatattccttgttttttttttcgcaggaCGAAATCGAGCAACTCATAAGAATGAGCATGTGGTATAGACTGGTCAGTGAATAATTCTTGTTTGGCCTTTGTCCTTGCATTCTGCCACGTTCACATTCACGCATTTACAGCTAATGATAGCACTCTCCATCCACTCAGTCAAAGCCTCATTCAGTCTCACAATGAGTCAATCAGTCAAGTCAACCAGTAgggtttaggtttagggttaggggttagAGGTCATTCACTCAGTCTATCAGTTGGTCAGTTAGTCGCTCAATGAATCAGTCATGGACTCAGTCTCGGAATCAATCTTTGAGACAGTCTTTGCGTCAGTCTTTAAGTAAACCAATGGATTAGTTTGTGTCAGTCTTTGTGTCATTCTGTGTAAGCCAGTGCCGAGTGAGTCACTCTGTGAGTTTAGGATGCGAGTCAGTAAGAAAAGTAACAGTAACTTACTTTCTTAAGTTACAAAGTTACAATAAAGTTGTTGATATCCACTAGTCTAAGTATATATAGAATACTTCATGGAAAGTGCGCGCGTACGGTGTTTACACACGAGTTgtgaggggggaggaacaggggagtaaatctcccttctccctactttctgagccaatttctccctcctccctaagcGTTTACCTCACAtattctccctcctccctactttttcctcctatttctccctccttcaaacttttttttgggccatttctccctcctccctaatcTGTTCCTCCCCCTCAGTTGTGGCGTATCAGAAATCGAAcaagtgagatttctgatacaaaACGAGTGTGTAAAcaccgtacaaagcactttccatgTAGTATTATGTTTGttatatacatactgagattgaATACCCTCCTTTAAATCATGACAAGCTTTATTTAAACAAATGTGGTCAAACAACAATCACTGAAAGAAAGCAGCTTCGTAAAAAGCGAAAGAGCTCAAATAAAGTCCAAAACTTATGAAATAAAGTTGGCTTATCTGAGTTCAAGGCTGTTTAGCCGGAGTCTGACTCCTCAATTCGAATTATTTTCCACCTCCTTTCTGTTTCAGTGATCATGACAGCTTTCAATATTAACGATGGAAGAAATGCGAATAAAAACTATTTGCTCTCTTCAGACTAGCAAAGCGATGGCTTTTGCGGTGTACGAAACCGCGCCAACCAGCCTTGAATGAAAACTTCAACTTGCCGTACGGCTCACACATGAAAAAACATGATACGCGGCTCCTGATTGGACGTATTGCTTTTCTCACATGTGGGAAAAGCGATGCGCGACATTTGATTGGTTTACATCGGTTTGCGAACGAAAATTTACTCTGCGGCTTTTCAGTGTataaatctcagtatgtatataataaaattaatttactcAACGAAAGTAAATCAGCCAACCTACCAAACAACATTATTGGATCCACGTCAAACCGTGTTTTTCAGAGCTGGGAAGATTCCGCATTGTCTTGGAAGCCGGATCGCTATGGCAACATCACTCGCATTAATCTGCCAGTTGATGTTATATGGACTCCACCTGTTGGGCTGCTCAACTCGTGAGTAACCCTTTTTCTTCAACTTTGAGTCAAATGGCGGATGAAATCAAAAGGTTACCtttgaaataaagtaaaagTCGAGgctcatttcaatttttgagaGACAAGAGCGACTGTGAATTTGCCCGTTTTTCACGTTAATATAACCAGAATTTAAGAAACGACGAGGGAAAGGGCAACGAAACCGCCACGGATCAACGATTTGgttgaacgagaaaaaataattgtattGCACGtccggcacgctttttggtgcaacttTTTGACGTAGTCGGCCAAATTACGAcgtgaatttaaaaaaataattgtagtGCACGTCCGGCACGCCTTTTGGTGCAACTTTTTGACGTAGTCGGCCAAATTACG
This region includes:
- the LOC136919946 gene encoding calmodulin-like isoform X1, with protein sequence MTTKRREGLEIENIEDKLTEEQIEEYRDAFKFFDKDGNGFITTRELGAIMRSLGQNPTEIELQDMVNEVDYDGNGVVDFGEFVNMMINQNNNTLDQDELLEAFRTFDGDDKGYIFSNEIRYVMRHMGESIPEQDINEILQDQQESRKRKITFEEFVKLVKPEV
- the LOC136919946 gene encoding calmodulin-like isoform X3, with product MDKLTEEQIEEYRDAFKFFDKDGNGFITTRELGAIMRSLGQNPTEIELQDMVNEVDYDGNGVVDFGEFVNMMINQNNNTLDQDELLEAFRTFDGDDKGYIFSNEIRYVMRHMGESIPEQDINEILQDQQESRKRKITFEEFVKLVKPEV